Proteins encoded by one window of Etheostoma cragini isolate CJK2018 unplaced genomic scaffold, CSU_Ecrag_1.0 ScbMSFa_2729, whole genome shotgun sequence:
- the LOC117940559 gene encoding semaphorin-6D-like: SKLTQIVVDVSAGPHKDRTVVFLGSEDGRVLKVLASTHPNDSFGSKLLEDISVYNPSRCNVQGQEDRRVLGLELDKDHHAVFVAFSSCVIRVPLSRCTQHAACR, from the exons GTCCAAGCTGACCCAGATCGTGGTGGACGTGTCTGCCGGGCCCCACAAGGACCGGACGGTGGTGTTCCTGGGCTCGGAGGACGGGCGGGTCCTGAAGGTTTTGGCGAGCACGCATCCCAACGACAGCTTTGGATCCAAGCTGCTCGAGGACATCAGCGTGTACAACCCGTCCAG GTGTAACGTTCAGGGACAGGAGGACAGGAGAGTTCTGGGCCTGGAGCTGGATAAAGACCACCACGCTGTGTTCGTGGCGTTCAGCAGCTGCGTGATCAGAGTCCCGCTGAGCCGCTGCACGCAGCACGCCGCCTGCAGGAG